Below is a genomic region from Vicinamibacteria bacterium.
TCTACCTGATGGTCGGGCTTCCCACCGAGCGCGAGGAAGATCTCGAGGCCATGATCGACCTCGTGAGCCAGGTGCGCGACCGGCTGCTCGATCACGGACGGCGCCGCGGAAGGCTCGGGCGAATCATTCCGAGCGTCAATCCGTTCATTCCCAAGCCCGGGACTCCGTTCCAGTGGCACGCCATGGAACGGGTGCCGGAGCTCCGGCGCAAGATGCGCCGTCTCGAGCGCGCCATGGCGCGCATGCCGAACGTGGAGGCCAACTTCAAATCGCCGCGACAGGAAAGGCTCCAGGCGGTCTTGTCGCTCGGCGACCGGAGGCTCGCTCCGGTGATCGTTCGCATGGCGAGAGGCGAAGCGGATTTGAGCCGAGCGATGAAGGAAGAAGGTCTGGGTCTCGACGCCACCATCCACCGGGAGCGTTCTCCGGGCGAGCCGCTTCCCTGGGAGCACATCGACAACGGGATGAAACCGGAGCTTCTCCAGAGCCAGTACGAGAAAGCGTCCGCGCTCGCCCCGAGCCTCGCCTGAGTTGTCCGAGCTCTTCTCCGTTCGCGCCCATTCCGGATTCGATCGCCTCTTCTGCCGGGTGCTCGAGGAGAGCGACGTGCCTCACGGATTCACTCTTCGCACCCACGGGTTCGGAGATCGCGGCCAAGGGAACGAGAATCGGCGGAGGCTCGTCGAGGCTCTCGGCCTCACTGGCTCGACGTACATGAGACAGGTTCACGGCAAGACCGTTCGCCTGGTGCGGACGAACGACACGATTCTCGAAGCCGACGGCCTTTTGACCGACGAGCCCGGCCTCGGCCTCATCGTTCATAGCGCGGATTGCCTGCCGCTTCTGTTCTGGAGCGAGACGACGAACGCGGTCGCGGCCGTCCATGCGGGCTGGCGTGGCACGCTGGCGCGGGTCGCCACGACGGCGGTGAGGACTCTCACGA
It encodes:
- a CDS encoding radical SAM protein, whose protein sequence is YLMVGLPTEREEDLEAMIDLVSQVRDRLLDHGRRRGRLGRIIPSVNPFIPKPGTPFQWHAMERVPELRRKMRRLERAMARMPNVEANFKSPRQERLQAVLSLGDRRLAPVIVRMARGEADLSRAMKEEGLGLDATIHRERSPGEPLPWEHIDNGMKPELLQSQYEKASALAPSLA
- the pgeF gene encoding peptidoglycan editing factor PgeF — protein: MSELFSVRAHSGFDRLFCRVLEESDVPHGFTLRTHGFGDRGQGNENRRRLVEALGLTGSTYMRQVHGKTVRLVRTNDTILEADGLLTDEPGLGLIVHSADCLPLLFWSETTNAVAAVHAGWRGTLARVATTAVRTLTRELGVEPQETHVAIGPAIRACCFEVGDEVVEAFAESGRNVSAITHDGPRGRKHLDLVADNRKQLEEAGVAADRIYDCGRCTSCENERFHSYRRQGEGVGRVISIVGIRSRTSPS